A genomic stretch from Gammaproteobacteria bacterium includes:
- the plsY gene encoding glycerol-3-phosphate 1-O-acyltransferase PlsY produces MTTDFMLIVLGYLLGSVSCAIITCRIMRLPDPREQGSGNPGATNVLRTGGKTAAALTLLGDMLKGLIPVLLARYLGVDDGVLGAVALAAVLGHMYPIFFGFKGGKGVATALGVLLGIDWLLGAIWAATWLGMAFLSRISSLSALTAMALTPLYAWVITDSLPLTVTAMILALIVIWRHRSNIRHLIEGTEGRI; encoded by the coding sequence ATGACGACCGACTTCATGCTCATTGTCCTCGGGTACCTGCTCGGTTCAGTGTCTTGCGCGATCATCACCTGCCGGATCATGAGACTCCCGGACCCTCGCGAGCAGGGCTCGGGGAACCCCGGTGCGACCAATGTGCTTCGTACCGGTGGGAAAACAGCTGCCGCCCTCACTCTCCTCGGCGACATGCTCAAGGGGCTCATTCCCGTCCTCCTCGCAAGATATCTCGGTGTCGACGACGGGGTCCTCGGCGCCGTCGCTCTCGCCGCGGTACTCGGCCACATGTACCCGATCTTCTTTGGCTTCAAGGGAGGGAAGGGTGTTGCCACGGCCCTGGGTGTGCTGCTCGGGATCGACTGGCTGCTCGGGGCGATCTGGGCGGCGACCTGGCTGGGAATGGCATTCCTGTCTCGTATCTCGTCCCTGTCCGCCCTGACGGCGATGGCGCTGACACCCTTATATGCCTGGGTGATCACCGATTCGCTTCCCCTCACGGTAACCGCAATGATTCTTGCATTGATCGTGATATGGCGCCACCGAAGCAACATAAGACACCTGATCGAGGGGACGGAGGGCCGGATCTGA